From the genome of Rana temporaria chromosome 8, aRanTem1.1, whole genome shotgun sequence:
GTTAATACCGTGGTGTCccgttgttttcaatgggaaggagcggtaaacacaccgctccaaagcagtgttgccaacctaccaattcaaaatttactggcacgacacccaaaatttactggcgcagccacgtttttactggcatttcacaaaagttacaaaattacatttttaggtgaaaatttcagtatttaggctacaaacaagtacgctaggcaaatagcaatgtgatttaaggaagatattaaggcaaaaaaacatatttttgttattttcgatataataagggcaaattatttagtcacatcccccctgcctccatcccccctctgccaccaacaccccctgccttcacccccctctgcggtgtcacaatctccccttgcctccaatccccctctgcggtgccaccaacagcccctgcctccaatcaccccctgccactaacaccctcttcctccaatctccccctgcctccgtccccctctgcggtgccactgcagccaccatcaccccctgcctccaatctcgaagcgcagttccaagccgaaccgatctcggctatttttactggcatattcccgcaaccacggacatttacgaacgggggaaaaaagtgcccttttttacaaactgtccgtaaaaatacggacggttggcaacactgctccaaagatgctgctggcaggacttttttagtggtcctgccagcgcatcgcctcagtgtgaaagcccacaggctttcacactgagactgcagggcaggagtttttcaggcgctatttttagcgctaaaccgcctgaaaaattcctcagtgtgaaaggggtctaagtctcTTCTGAAAGATACCACACGGTCCACAGATGTGAGGGTTTAGACTATCCTCTCATTCATGTTGCTAGCCGTTTTGGAGTATCCCAAGCCCCAAGTTCTACAAGCAATACATTACAAAACGACAAACTCCTGAGACTGTGTTGGcttgaaaaatatttttcatcCCAACACTATAACTAGGATGTGGCGCCTATATATTTAgggtgtttgattaccaccccAGGGCAATTCGTAATCAATTAACAAACTCCAGAGACTGTTTATTGGAGCCGGAGTGAATGGACTGTTGTTTGGGTGACTGGAGGCCTCGGTAActgtttgaagaaaaaaaacagttaccATCACCGGTGTCTGCGGGGGAAGACTACAAATCTATAaggatatatacatacacacacagcaccacAAGGACGTGTTCACACGTTTCTCTCTGGGCTGTAGTTCCTCTGagatccacaaggtggtgatctcacttctacccagaccgggggtctctatggaagacaggaagtgatgtcagctacagacaggaagtgatgttaggtataaataggaagttccgggtgagagttgaatcgggaggaagtagtgaggtgACGTTgatggaagtggcagcagaggaggtaataagatcttatcttctatttacacccagtaaccccgtcatgtccgtcctcttcctccatagtcactgtgacgtcttttatctccagcagatgatgatacacagtgTGACAGTAGAGGGGCAATATGACAAAAGTGGGGAGTGTGAAAGGAGGAGGATATTTAGGCAGTATAATGGAGGGGCAGTGTAACAGGAGAAGGGTACATGGAAAGTGTGACAGGAGTGGGGAAGTATGATGGGgggacagtgtgacaggaggggacaGTTTGTTGGGTggggggcagtatgatggggaGGACAGTGTGACGGGGCAGTATGATGGGGAGGGCAGCGTGATTGGAGGGGGCAGTTTGATGGGGGACAGTGTGACTGGGGGGGCAGTGTGATAGGCGGAGCAGTGTGACggggggcagtatgatggggaGGACAGTGTGACGGGGCAGTATAATGGGGAGGGCAGCGTGATTGGAGGGGGCAGTTTGATGGgggacagtgtgacaggaggggacagtatgatggggggggcagtgtgatggggggcagtatgatggggaGGACAGTGTGAAGGAGGGGCAGTATGATGGGGGACAGTGTGACGGGGCAGTATGATGGGGAGGGGGAAGTTTGATGGGGGGacagtgtgacaggagaggggcagtgtgatggggatggcagtgtgacaggagaaaTGCAGTATGAGTAGAGGGAAAGTATGATGGGGGGGAGCAGTGTAACAGGTAGGGAGCAGTGGTGACGGGGGTGACAGTGTGACAGTAGAGGGCTGtattacaggaggggggcagtgtgacagtagAAAGTTAGtttgacaggaggggggcagtgtgacaagagAAGGGTCCCTAGGCAGtgtgacggggggggggcagtgtgacaatAGGAAAACAGTATTATGGGGGCAGAGTGGCGGGAAGGGCAGTATCGTGGGgcggcagtgtgacaggaggtgtcagtgtgaaaggagggGGACAGTATGATGGGGGATGCCAGTGTAACAAGGGCACCAGTGTGACGAGACTAATTTTTGAAGTGAAGGCAGTGGAGGGCGAAgtagagttgaaggtagagagaAGTTGATGGGAACGGGATGAGAAGGTGTTAATGAGAGcgataaaataggtctgcttggcagtgagaagacaggaattttatttttggagggcagatttatattggttaaaatccttctaatgccgcgtacacacgatcatttttcggcttgtaaaaaaacgacgtttttcaacctcctagaaaaaacaatgttttttccaacttcatcattaaaacgacgttgcctacacacgatcgttaaataaaaatgctctagcaaagcgcgtacacgtacggcggcactataaaggggaagttccatgcggatggcgccacccttggcgctgctttagctgattccgtgttagtaaaatacgattcacgctttttctgtctgttacagcgtgatgaatgtgcttactccattatgaacggtagttttaccagaacgatcgctcccgtctcataacttgcttctgagcatgcgcaggtttttcacgtcgttttagcccacacacgatcattttttacaacctgaaaaactacatcgtttaaaacgtcgttaaaaaatgcagtatgtccgaatgtttttattttttttggtttttcagaagcccacacacacacgatcattttaaatgccatttttaaaaaacgttgttttttacaagccgaaaaattatcgtgtgtacggggcatcagactTCGTCCTACGCAACAGGAGCTCAAGAGCATTGCTATGTTTTTTGAGACTTCTGGTATCATCTGTTTACCAAGGTTGTAGGGGTCGGGTCCTGACTCGtgtgtgtagtgaggggggcCAGTGTGTCCAGGGCGGAGGACATGGATCCATTGTAGACAGAAGGGGCTAGGTTGGAGCAGGACAGGGGGTGAGATTTTGTCATAGAAGTGGTCAGTAGCAGAGAATGGTTGAGGTGTCGATGGTTTCTACGAGTATCTGTGGTGGTTGGAGGGAGAAGAGGTGGAAGACTGGGAGAGAGAGAAATGAATAAGGAAGTGATCAGAGAGGGAGAGGATtgttggagaggttgcatggagtCCATAGGTAGGAGAATAAAAGGTCCAGGGTGTTGCCATCAGAGTGAGTAGAAGCATGTAttcattgcttcaggtcaaaagaaGGGGTTAGACTGAGAAGTGTAGAAGTAGCAGATCTGTTCGTATTAACAGGGATGTTGAAGTCACCGtgaatgattgtggggatttcagaagagagaatgTAGGGTAGCCAAGCACAGAAGTCATCAAGAAATGTTGATACCGGTCCAGGAGGCCCAGGGTTTGGGGTTTAATCTTCAGAGgttaggagaagcagaagggtgagggaggtaatatgggaTTGTGATTTCATATGAGCTTGGAGCATGTCTtacaaacacaatatcacaagtgtgagactgcaggcttggctggctttaAATCAgttttggtctccacccagagtctgaccacatcaatcaccttacaggtggacagaaagaaagaatgcatcacagccaaaaccaggatgctggaatgaggagcaggagCACAACACACTGCTGACAAACGGATTATACTACTTGTATTagtgacgggaggggggggggttatttaggaGAGATTGGAATATGTATGTCTTTATTTTATGAGATTCAAATAAGAAGAATTAGGGAAAAATGAAATTTGTAGTAAATGTCcagaatagtttttttccagaatGATCCCAGTCTCGGAAATTCATCCTAAAATGTGATCGGTAAAGTCTCCGGAGTAGACGGAGATCACAGGAATATGATGTGTCCTGGCAAAGCCCAAAGACAAAGTTGAACTTCCAGTTTAGGAGAGGAGGGACGCACCCGGGAGAAATGACTTTGTGTACAGAAACCTCACATAGCGCCCACCACAGCTTCTCCTCCCAATGAATCAGCAGAGTCCAATGGAATAAAATTGAGACCTGACCAGTGAGGTGAGGAAGATTCTGGGAATGtcatttgattttattatttgtgttCAAATCTAGAGTTTTCCTCTGGAGATcgtatgaccatcacattgcctccacctcccttcctgatagaatagagaaatacaaagaagattctagaagtcaccagagagatcatcgagctgctgacaggagaggtgagcggtgccgggaaggacgtcatgatggagaatcagccgcccctcacatcaccgggtaagaggagactttattgtaaaggagagagcagtacggaggctccacctagatcccccatcatctgatatacatatagaaacaatgtattcagtcagtgtgtgtgtttcctacagatggatccagtaatgggaacccaccagagagatgtccccgtcctctgtattcccgggattccacacaggaaggtcacaccatcccccaccatcatcaggtagatgaggaacaatcactgatagtatcattaggatctgtacattatctgcattgttaccattgatgtcatttttattctatattcagagtggaaacctgagagatcctaaagttgaggttaaagaagagataaaggaggaggatgctgaggatggggtgatggaggaagaacacaaagatctgtaccaggacaccatggaggagtcatccagctacagaaacccaccagagagatgtccccgtcctctgtattcccgggattccacacaggaaggtcacaccatcccccactgttacaaggtcggtgggacggagcatctagaacatggactggtggagatgatgtgtggattttgtatgtaagtttatatcttacagatgatattctctctcattctcttggtttagagtggagatccaatcgatatagaatttgaggtgaaaacagaagaagaagagacgtatgtgagggatgatcagcagtctatggaggaggatggaataacggggacatttatagaggaggacactcctacagagatcagcacaggtgggtcattaacactagtccattcctccacccatactgctcactgattggtccagagtagggcggggactgggtgatatcagcctgtaatcccctggtcactttcctgagctgtgttccccgtcctgtattcctctcggataatcttccttctctgtgctgcagacacaatttatgtctctagactggatttatggagattctggggttcagctggcagcaaaattttgattttcaccatagggtttgcttgacctagacacctggggtatgtaccttgggtcttctgcctcATGCTCGGGTCTAGTGAgaactctgacagaacaattcttccgggttacttgctctgttatttgctggctgtgcggggtggagggatatgtctgtatagtctcagacccaagtcactgagtgcagtctcaggagatgggaggcagcggggtgggatctctgcaacttgtctccagtaaacatataagccaccactgattactgaacacCAATTTTATGAGTCCTCCTGACCATTACCCTATATACAGTAATTATATATTgcatgttacatactcctgacttctcctctctcccctccccccactgctatatatacacataatatgtattctcttttgttacacccatttcctaccagctggacattttatatcggATGATGTGATAACCTCCCCAAAcattggaaccttaaacagaaagtgataatgagggggaggagtcaataacccaatgatggtggtcttcaggatcagtccagtcttcatcttggttgttttcccccatcctcactctctgacctctggtggggctcagccccgctgttattcatgactaaatcatggattaaataaggaagtgcaggacttcttgtgttgggaagatggcaatgagtgatcgAGGGGGTGGGgtccctcgtcctataatcccctcatcactgtcactcctataaaagacagttctcgttgtttcctcactcactgactaaggtccatgaataaagaaatgatctggtaggagatcagaggacccatttactagttaccttgaggggggaattgtaagatcctcagagacaaagctgcctgatgtgggtggagtcctggtttaggggaaccaatcagctcatgtctagtaataatctttgtatttctattttagtagatggacgggagatgaggaaaacctcagaggattgtctcactttgtctccagactgtaaagtagaagatgaggacatcacacagtatagtccaggagaaaacccgactacctcaaatgtccatccggcaccacacagtgtagatggaccatcgtattcctcttatcctgaggaacctcagactgtgcgggacggtgccggaccatcgtattcctcttatcctgaggaacctcagaccgtgcgggacggtgccggaccatcgtattcctcttatcccgaggaacctcagactgtgcaggacggtgccggaccatcgtattcctcttatcctgaggatcctcagactgtgcgggacggtgccggaccatcgtattactcttatcctgaggaacctcagactgtgcgggacggtgccggaccatcgtattcctcttatcctgaggaacctcagactgtgcgggacggtgccagaccatcatattcctcttatcctgaggaacctcagactgtgcgggacggtgccgtccttccaacagataagaggttttcctgtcctgagtgttggAAGTGTTTCCGCTTGAAATCCAAACTTAATGTGCACAAAAGAACTCACACagaggagaagccgtattcctgtcctgagtgcgggaaatgtttttcagagaagtccactCTTAACACACATATAAGATCGCACACAGGTGATAAACCATATtcgtgtcctgagtgcgggaaatgtttttcacagacgtcccatctttacagacatcagaggtcacacacaggtgagaagccatattcctgtattgagtgcgggaaatgttttgcacatAGAACAAATTTTGtggaacatcagagatctcacacgggggagaagccgttttcctgtcctgagtgcgggaaatgtttttcaactaAGTCAAATCTAAACACGCATCAGAGATTGCATACAGGAGAAAAGCcgcattcctgttctgagtgtgggaaatgttttgtaaaaaattcaGTGCTTGTCACACATCTGAGGTCCCACACAGGTGAAAAACCATTTtgttgtcctgagtgtgggaaatgtttttcagataagtacaGTTTTTTGAAACACCAGAAATCTCACACGGCAGAGAAgtcgtattcctgttctgagtgcggaaaatgttttgtacaaaaatcaGAACTTGTcgcacatcagaggtctcacacgggggagaagccattttcctgtcccgagtgcgggaaatgtttttcacaaaaggGCAACCTTTCTAGACATCAAAGATTGCATACAgaagaaaagccgtattcctgtagtgagtgtgggaaatgttttatacAAAATTCACAACTTGTCAttcatcagaggtctcacacaggggaaaaggcATATTGTTGTCttcagtgtgggaaatgtttcacaGAGAAGTACAGTTTTAAGAAACACCGGAGATCTCACATGGACGTTAAGCCGTATACCtgttccgagtgcgggaaatgtttttcacaaaattccggcctttacaaacatcagagatctcacacgggggagaagccgtattcctgtcctgagtgcgggaaaagtttttcaCAAAAGTCCGGTCTCTACAAACATCAGatgtctcacacgggggagaagccg
Proteins encoded in this window:
- the LOC120910634 gene encoding gastrula zinc finger protein XlCGF26.1-like gives rise to the protein MAMSDRGDPEEPQTVRDGAVLPTDKRFSCPECWKCFRLKSKLNVHKRTHTEEKPYSCPECGKCFSEKSTLNTHIRSHTGDKPYSCPECGKCFSQTSHLYRHQRSHTGEKPYSCIECGKCFAHRTNFVEHQRSHTGEKPFSCPECGKCFSTKSNLNTHQRLHTGEKPHSCSECGKCFVKNSVLVTHLRSHTGEKPFCCPECGKCFSDKYSFLKHQKSHTAEKSYSCSECGKCFVQKSELVAHQRSHTGEKPFSCPECGKCFSQKGNLSRHQRLHTEEKPYSCSECGKCFIQNSQLVIHQRSHTGEKAYCCLQCGKCFTEKYSFKKHRRSHMDVKPYTCSECGKCFSQNSGLYKHQRSHTGEKPYSCPECGKSFSQKSGLYKHQMSHTGEKPYSCSECGKCFSQKFNLFTHQRLHTGEKPYSCTECGKCFTVKSGLASHQKSHTDKKPLSCNECGKCFSKKSDLYRHQRLHMVVK